In Humulus lupulus chromosome 6, drHumLupu1.1, whole genome shotgun sequence, a single genomic region encodes these proteins:
- the LOC133786009 gene encoding receptor like protein 22-like has protein sequence MNELNGTIPSWLYSLPSLQYLDLTSNKFSGSIQEFQHNSLEYLSLYSNNLQGSFPRSIFQQVNLTNLLLSSNNLSDALQFDHFSKLKKLQVLDLSNNSLSLVSISNNNDTLPNTLFELYLSSCGISEFPYSLRSLENLVYLDLSNNQIEGSVPKWLWNVGKDSLEFLDISHNSLTQIDQIPWKNLKYINLRSNRLQGHLPIPPPTTEISHLICNLSELLVLDLSNNNLSGNIPQCLGNSSLYVLDLHKNKLHGIIPSHFAKGNYLHVLNLNENQLEGSLPKSLLNCEWLEFLDIGNNKINGSFPWWLESLLNLQVLILRSNRFQGPIGNPKVRHPFHNLRIMDLSGNEFTGHLPQKYFKNFVGMMNATSDDLRYMQANLYGSYYEIISLTIKGYYAELEKIQTMLMVIDFSRNNFTGEIPELLGKLNSLKGLNFSHNKISGSIPPSLGNLTNLEGLDLSSNKLVGKIPWQLAANLNQLQFLNLSVNQLEGLIPRSRQFDTFTNDSYKKNLGLCGFPISESCNENTTHQFQQEDDEEHVNGFDWKIVLMGFGSGMVIGISVGYMFLSDKIIDGLVKTVKGEQWHLLAKRSKQKRARPNVGN, from the coding sequence ATGAATGAGCTTAATGGGACAATACCATCTTGGTTATATTCCCTTCCATCTTTACAATATTTAGATCTAACTTCCAACAAATTCAGTGGTAGCATTCAGGAATTCCAACATAATTCTTTGGAGTATCTTTCTTTATATTCTAATAACTTACAAGGCTCTTTCCCAAGATCAATTTTTCAGCAAGTCAATCTCACGAATTTGCTTCTCTCCTCAAATAACTTGAGTGACGCCTTGCAGTTTGACCACTTTTCAAAGTTAAAAAAGCTCCAAGTTCTTGATCTTTCTAATAATAGCTTATCACTGGTATCTATTAGTAATAATAATGATACCTTGCCCAATACTCTTTTTGAATTATATTTGTCTTCATGTGGAATAAGTGAGTTCCCATACTCCTTAAGAAGCTTAGAAAATTTAGTATACTTGGATCTCTCCAACAATCAAATTGAAGGCAGTGTTCCCAAATGGCTGTGGAATGTGGGTAAGGATTCATTGGAATTCCTAGATATTTCTCACAACTCTTTAACGCAAATAGATCAGATTCCATGGAAGAATCTAAAATACATTAACCTCCGCTCCAACCGACTTCAAGGTCATCTTCCAATCCCACCACCTACAACGGAAATATCACATTTGATTTGCAATCTCAGTGAGCTTCTAGTCCTTGATTTGTCAAATAACAATTTGAGTGGGAACATTCCTCAATGCTTAGGAAATTCAAGTCTCTATGTGCTAGATTTGCACAAGAATAAGCTTCATGGCATCATTCCTTCACATTTTGCAAAGGGAAACTACCTACATGTTTTGAATCTCAACGAAAATCAATTGGAAGGGTCCTTACCAAAGTCTTTGCTCAATTGTGAATGGTTGGAATTTTTAGATATTGGAAACAACAAGATAAATGGATCATTTCCCTGGTGGTTGGAATCTCTTCTGAATCTTCAAGTTCTTATCTTGAGATCTAATAGATTTCAAGGTCCAATAGGCAATCCCAAGGTGAGACATCCCTTTCACAATTTGAGAATTATGGATCTCTCAGGCAATGAATTCACTGGTCATTTGCCGCAAAAGTATTTTAAGAATTTTGTGGGAATGATGAATGCTACTTCAGATGACTTGAGATACATGCAAGCAAATCTATATGGTAGTTACTATGAAATCATTTCGTTGACAATAAAAGGATATTATGCTGAGTTAGAGAAAATCCAAACCATGCTTATGGTCATTGACTTCTCAAGAAATAACTTCACAGGAGAGATCCCAGAATTGCTTGGTAAGCTCAACTCACTCAAAGGGCTCAATTTTTCACATAACAAGATCTCTGGTAGTATTCCACCATCCTTGGGAAATTTGACCAATCTAGAAGGGTTAGATCTCTCCTCGAACAAGCTTGTGGGGAAGATTCCATGGCAATTGGCAGCAAATCTAAATCAACTCCAATTTTTAAATCTTTCTGTGAACCAATTGGAGGGGCTTATACCTCGCAGTCGACAATTTGATACATTCACAAACGATTCATACAAAAAGAATTTGGGCTTATGTGGGTTTCCAATTTCAGAATCATGCAACGAGAACACCACACACCAATTTCAGCAAGAAGACGATGAGGAGCATGTGAATGGATTTGATTGGAAAATTGTGTTAATGGGATTTGGAAGTGGAATGGTTATTGGAATTTCGGTGGGATACATGTTCCTTTCAGATAAAATCATTGATGGGCTTGTCAAAACAGTGAAAGGAGAACAATGGCATCTTTTGGCAAAAAGATCAAAGCAGAAAAGGGCTCGTCCAAATGTTGGAAATTGA
- the LOC133786011 gene encoding secreted RxLR effector protein 161-like gives MAKVPYAMALGCLMYIMVSTRPDIAHALSILSRFMSNPGLEHWNALKWLLRYLKGTTEIGLRYRQMDQKVTLEGFVDADYAASKDTRRSTTSYVFTTNGDCICWKSQQQSVVSLSTTEAEFMATTEAFKEAIWLQGILKELKLLKGKVTVYSDSQSSIHLCKNPVYHEKTKHIDIRLFWIREKIEEEVVELEKVKTEENPADIGTKVLSVGKFRHCLDLLNLSN, from the coding sequence ATGGCAAAAGTCCCTTATGCTATGGCACTAGGGTGTTTAATGTACATCATGGTCAGCACTAGACCAGACAtagcacatgctctaagcattctTAGCAGGTTTATGTCCAACCCCGGATTAGAGCATTGGAATGCTCTTAAGTGGCTACTTAGATATCTAAAGGGAACTACTGAGATAGGACTGAGATACAGACAAATGGATCAGAAAGTTACACTTGAAGGTTTTGTAGATGCAGACTAtgcagcaagtaaggatacaaggaGGTCAACTACTTCATATGTATTCACAACAAATGGAGATTGCATATGTTGGAAGTCCCAACAACAGTCAGTGGTGTCACTATCAACAACTGAAGCTGAGTTCATGGCCACCACCGAAGCATTCAAAGAGGCAATATGGTTACAAGGAATCTTAAAGGAGCTGAAACTTCTCAAAGGCAAAGTTACTGTGTACTCAGATAGTCAATCATCGATTCATCTATGCAAGAACCCGGTTTACCATGAGAAAACCAAGCACATCGATATTAGACTATTTTGGATTAGAGAGAAGATTGAAGAGGAAGTAGTTGAGCTGGAAAAGGTGAAGACAGAAGAAAATCCTGCTGACATTGGTACTAAGGTGTTATCTGTAGGCAAATTCAGGCATTGCTTGGATTTGCTTAACCTTAGTAACTAA